A genomic stretch from Juglans microcarpa x Juglans regia isolate MS1-56 chromosome 3S, Jm3101_v1.0, whole genome shotgun sequence includes:
- the LOC121257573 gene encoding DELLA protein GAIP-B-like produces the protein MKRELDPNLQSLTTPESNSMTATAKAKMCWEDEVQPDCGMDELLAVLGYQVRSSDMAEVAQKLELLDDLMGNAHGDGLSQLASETVHYNPSDLSTWLQSMLSEFNPLAVNGFDPMVPHATGAVAPSAPLDDSLLAPAESSTFTSIDFDRQNSINHTRVFEDSSSSDYDLKAIPGKAMYSQPQSRTAQIESPSSRDAKRLKPSSASRSNQDVLFPSPTSMGGGFTVPTESTRPVVLGDNQENGIRLVHALVACAEAVQQNNLNLAEALIKQIGFLAVSQAGAMRKVATYFAEALARRIYRLYPQNALDHSLSDILLMHFYESCPYLKFAHFTANQAILEAFAGKKRVHVIDFSMNQGMQWPALMQALAVRPGGPPVFRLTGIGPPSPDNSDHLQEVGWKLAQLAETIHVEFEYRGFVVNSLADLDASMLDLRPSEVESVAVNSVFDLHKLLARPGAIEKVLAVVKKMKPDIMTVVELEANHNGPVFMDRFTESLHYYSTMFDSLEGSVSNQDKAMSEVYLGKQILNVVACEGAERLERHETSAQWRTRLCSAGFAPVYLGSNAFKQASMLLDLFAGCEGYRVEENSGCLMLGWHTRPLIATSAWQLAGKATVAH, from the coding sequence ATGAAAAGGGAGCTGGATCCTAATCTCCAGTCTCTGACTACTCCAGAATCTAATTCCATGACTGCCACTGCCAAAGCCAAGATGTGTTGGGAAGATGAGGTCCAACCAGACTGTGGCATGGACGAGCTCTTGGCTGTGTTGGGGTACCAGGTGAGGTCCTCCGACATGGCCGAGGTTGCCCAGAAGCTCGAACTGCTGGACGATTTGATGGGTAATGCTCATGGAGATGGCCTCTCTCAACTCGCATCCGAGACCGTTCATTACAACCCCTCCGATCTATCAACATGGCTACAGAGCATGCTCTCCGAGTTCAACCCACTTGCTGTCAATGGTTTCGATCCCATGGTGCCACACGCCACTGGCGCCGTCGCTCCATCCGCTCCTCTCGACGATTCTCTACTTGCTCCGGCTGAATCATCCACCTTCACCTCCATTGATTTTGATCGACAAAACAGTATTAATCACACCCGAGTCTTCgaagattcatcttcttccgattACGATCTTAAAGCTATTCCTGGTAAGGCCATGTATAGCCAACCCCAAAGCCGGACTGCCCAGATCGAATCTCCATCTTCAAGAGACGCCAAACGGTTGAAACCCTCTTCAGCTTCAAGGTCAAACCAAGATGTATTATTCCCAAGTCCTACTAGTATGGGCGGCGGTTTCACTGTTCCCACCGAGTCAACTCGCCCAGTCGTCCTCGGGGACAACCAAGAGAACGGAATTCGCCTCGTCCACGCTTTGGTGGCCTGCGCCGAGGCCGTACAACAGAACAACCTCAACCTAGCCGAAGCCCTTATCAAGCAGATCGGATTCCTAGCCGTTTCTCAAGCCGGCGCGATGCGAAAGGTAGCGACATACTTCGCCGAAGCCCTGGCTCGTCGAATCTACCGGCTGTATCCTCAGAACGCTCTCGACCACTCGCTCTCGGATATCCTCCTGATGCACTTCTACGAGTCCTGTCCCTACCTGAAATTCGCTCACTTCACTGCTAATCAAGCCATTCTCGAAGCTTTCGCGGGAAAAAAGCGCGTCCACGTTATCGACTTCTCCATGAACCAAGGGATGCAGTGGCCGGCTCTAATGCAAGCTTTGGCTGTCCGTCCTGGTGGACCCCCTGTTTTCCGCTTAACTGGTATTGGCCCTCCTTCTCCGGACAATTCCGATCATCTTCAGGAAGTTGGCTGGAAGCTGGCCCAGTTGGCCGAGACGATTCATGTTGAGTTTGAGTACAGAGGGTTCGTTGTCAACAGCCTGGCAGATCTCGACGCCTCCATGCTCGATCTCCGGCCCAGTGAGGTCGAGTCGGTTGCGGTTAACTCGGTATTCGACCTGCACAAGCTGCTGGCTCGGCCCGGAGCGATCGAGAAAGTGTTGGCCGTGGTGAAGAAAATGAAGCCGGATATCATGACGGTGGTCGAGCTGGAAGCAAATCACAATGGACCGGTCTTCATGGACCGCTTCACGGAGTCGCTGCACTATTACTCCACCATGTTCGACTCGCTGGAGGGGTCTGTGAGCAATCAGGACAAGGCGATGTCGGAGGTGTACTTGGGTAAGCAGATACTCAACGTGGTGGCGTGTGAAGGAGCTGAACGTTTGGAACGGCACGAGACGTCGGCTCAGTGGCGTACTCGGCTGTGCTCGGCTGGGTTTGCGCCGGTCTATCTGGGGTCAAACGCGTTCAAGCAAGCGAGCATGTTGCTGGACCTGTTCGCCGGCTGCGAAGGCTACAGAGTGGAAGAGAACAGTGGGTGTCTGATGCTGGGTTGGCACACTCGTCCACTCATCGCCACCTCGGCGTGGCAGCTCGCCGGCAAAGCCACAGTAGCACACTGA